The nucleotide sequence CGCGGCCAGCGGGCTGGCGTGCTCGGAGACCATTGCGATTCTCATGCTGTCACCTTCTCCAGGATGCGGTCCCACTCCGCGAGGAAGCGGTCCGCGCCGTAGTGTTCCAGGGCGTGCTCGCGGGCGGCGGCGCCCGCGGCGGCCGCCGCACCGGGATCGTCCAGCCAGTGCCGGGCGCGGGCGGCGAGGGCCTCCGGGTCGTTGGAGAGCAGCCCCGCCCCGGGCGGGACCGCCCGGGGCGCCTCGGTGGTCGAGAGCCCGAGCACCGGCATCCCGATGGTCATCGCCTCCAGCAGCGCCAGGCCCAGGCTCGTCCACCGGTAGGGGTGGTAGTAGGCCCGGTGCTCGCCGAGCGCCGCGTGCAGCTTCTCCTGAGGATAGTTCTCGTGCAGCCGCCCGGCCATGTGGGGCGCTTGCTCGGCGAGCTGGTCCATCCCCATGCCGTACACGTCCACGGGCAGCTCGCGGGCCAGCGCGGTCAGCAGGTCGGTGCCCGCGATCCGCCCGCGCCGGACGGGCTCGTTGACCACGGCGGCCAGGCTGGCCGTGCGTCCCGTGTAGAGCGGTCCGGGGTCCAGGACGCCGTGCTCCACGACCTCGGTGGGCGCGTCCCCGTTGTCCCACATCATCCGGTTGAAGTGCGTCACGTGGACCACGGGGATGTCGGAGCGCCCGGCCAGGGGGTGGCGGGTGGCCACGGCGGGCCCGCGCGGGGTGTCGTGCTCCACGTAGACCGCCGGGACGTCGCTCCCCGCCCGGCGCCCGGTCCACCGCTCGAGCAGCTCCAGCTCGTGGGGCCGCTGCAGCAGGACGACGTCGAACGCGGTGCCGGCCAGCTCCTCGGGCGTGCACTCGACGGCGGCCGCCGGCCAGTCCCAGGTCTCGGCCCGGCCGCGGCCGTCGGGGCCGCGGTCGGCGACGACGGGCAGCAGATAGGTGTGGGGACCGTGCACGAACGATGTCGTCCACGATCCGTGGACGTGCCAGGTCAGGATGCGCACCCGCGTCCTCCTTCCGGTTCGGGAACAGTGGCGAGGGCCCCGGGAGCGCCGTGCACGAGCTCCTCGACGGCCGCGAGCACGGCCGCCGGGGGCAC is from Kocuria rosea and encodes:
- a CDS encoding glycosyltransferase — encoded protein: MRILTWHVHGSWTTSFVHGPHTYLLPVVADRGPDGRGRAETWDWPAAAVECTPEELAGTAFDVVLLQRPHELELLERWTGRRAGSDVPAVYVEHDTPRGPAVATRHPLAGRSDIPVVHVTHFNRMMWDNGDAPTEVVEHGVLDPGPLYTGRTASLAAVVNEPVRRGRIAGTDLLTALARELPVDVYGMGMDQLAEQAPHMAGRLHENYPQEKLHAALGEHRAYYHPYRWTSLGLALLEAMTIGMPVLGLSTTEAPRAVPPGAGLLSNDPEALAARARHWLDDPGAAAAAGAAAREHALEHYGADRFLAEWDRILEKVTA